In Nymphaea colorata isolate Beijing-Zhang1983 chromosome 10, ASM883128v2, whole genome shotgun sequence, the genomic stretch caattaaaaaattatatatttttccacTTGTGCTCTTTACATATGGTGCTAGTTCCTTGGATCCTCTTATTCGTTGAATTTTTCATCGTTGAGAACAATCCTATTTACACCTCCAAGAAAAAGTAGTATAAGAACTTTCCTTCAGTAATGGAATGGGCCCTCCCCAGCAAGTTCAAGTGGAAGTGATCTATGAACTCAATCTATTTAATACTTTCCAAATataatgatcacattcatatcATTAAAGTTCTTTAAAATGTAAGATCtagtatctttttttttacattgttgcCATTCCTGTAGATGATGAGAAAAATGGATCTAAGTTGAATTGAGCTCAAGTTATGGCAAGTCAGCAGAGTAAGCACATTTAAAATATTCTTTCAAATTAATCAAGCACATCCGGCAATCTGGTCCATGAAGAATATTAGGCCGGAAAGCGAAATGTCAGCATATCTTGCACTTGAAGATTGAGAGGGACGTGAGCCACCAAAGGCTGGTGAAGAAAACCAAAACATCAACATACATCGAATTGGATGAGCTTATGCGTGATacgcatctttttttttttcttttttctttttgggagtCGTTTCTTCCAATCAGGATCTCAGACCTAAGGATCTGATCTAACGTGAGACCCACTTTAACTTTATGATTCTATCATAATGTTGGTTTGAGAATCGTGTATTCAATCAATCTCTACATTAGGAGATTTCCAGTTAGAAAGTGAAAAGCTTGACTAAACATTGATGAACTAAAGATGCAATTACGAATTTATGTTACAATCCAAGCATTAAAAACAACAATTAAAGTGGTTGCTGAAAACCAAAAACTTATGAAACCTTCAAATCTACTGAGACCTGAGCTAACTAATCAACATGACCTGCTGCTGATGCCCATCAGCATCATGCCAAGGATATTATCCAGAAAACAGACAAAAGAAGACGAAAAATGATTAAGCAGGACAAGGCATCTGGTTGCCGGCATGAAGATGTGGGATATTTTACTGCAAATACTATCGTGGCAGTGCTTGAACAGTCTCTTAATTTCAGGGTGCAGTTCTTAGGTCGTCGAGCAGGGGGTCTGTTTTCTTGTCTGATGCGTGATGTATGATTGGAGCAGATGCGGAAACAACGATGGGACGTTGGTGATTCGGGCAAATCTGAGGCGTTGTTTCTTCCCCTAATCCTTCCTAAAATTTCAACGTGTTCTGTTCCATCAGTTCCTAAAGTCGATCGTCAAGCTCCCACCTTCAATGTGGTTAGCTTTTCGTCTTCTTCTCGAGCTGCAATCTGGATAgcttttgtcttcttcttttgccttttccCCCACTTCCAGCTTCTACATCTGCTTTCAGGTTTTGATTCTTCAATAGCTTTGGCTTCCTCGATCTGAATATTCTTTCAAAGGGTAGGTTCTTGATTCTAGATCCTGGGAGGTAATGAAATGATGGGCTTTATGGCATCAGCTTGGTATGAACCGTTTTGCCAAAAGTTTTGGAGAAATTATTTCTCTGCAAAATGATTGCCCAAtcaaaacaatgaagaaaaaggaaaaagaagcacGCCTATCGACCTgtccttcatttttcttgaagtcTCTGGTCTCTCGAGGTTTCTGATTGAATGCAGACATTATTCTTTCATTAAAGTAGCAATATCATTCTTTCGGATTCTGCACTGGACCCGTTTTTTTCTAATCCCTTGACTAACTTGTTTGATATCTAACGTGCTTAGAGTTGCTGAATTGGTGGTTCATGGCGCCTGATTTCTTCCGATGTACAGATTGACAATGCTGCGTTCATCATGTGATTAATGATTCTCATTCAGATATACTGCAGCAGCTTTTCTTGTTGTATTGTTCTAAGGATATATAAACGAGTACAGTTTACCACAATGCATATATTGAGCATATCATATGAGTTGCAATTGGGCAAGTGTATATTCAGCTTATTTGGTGGAAGAAACAGTAAGTGGACACCAGAGGCGATGGCTGGATCTGAATCCAGCAGGTTGTGGAAGGCCACGGTCTGCTAAGAAATTGACATGCTGTTGGTTTTTATGACTGCCAATCGGCGGCATGGAGATTGAAATTGCTTCTTTTTTATAGTACAAGGGATGTTTGAAGAATACAAGTGATGATTCTGTGGATAAATACTAACAGAAGATGCTGACTGATCTCCTTACGATGAAGTCAAGCATGTACGAATATCGTTTCATATAGCTGATGAGGCTAATTGGAACTAATTAATACGAAAATAGTTTATATTGAAGCTATTGAGTCACTCTGTCCCATTAATCCAACTTAAAGTTGCAGGCAACCCAGGTTTGCAATCTTCTTGCATTTGTTTGTTCCGGTTAATCAGATATTTCAGATGCAAAAGCAGAACCTGCGCTTCTGAAACAGATTCGGCAACGAAATGACCTAGCAGATGGTGTGGAAGCATCTGCGGGTGATAACTCTTGAACAAGATTTCAGTGTAAGTAGGACTAATTCTTCGGGAGGATTCTAGGATTTCATGAATGTCGTATGATCAACCAAAAATCTCTCTCCAGTTGATATTATTAGTGTTTTAGTTTTGATCatgctctctctttttttttttctctgtaacCTCAACTGGGTAACATAGCTGATCTAATAGGGGGCACATATAAGGCGTAGATTCCTGCTTGTGCTATTCTTCTGAACCATAAAAGGTGGGATCACAAAACTCTAGTTTACGGGTATACCGTACCCTACCTAGTCTAGATGCAGCCCAAGACCCCAAAAGCAAAAGGAATGGAGCATATTGGAACTTCTTCAGATGGTAGATTGTTAACCTCATGCTTCAAGCCTTGAAGctctttcttcctgtaaacagACAGCGTTTTAATAGGGTTGCAATCACAAAAAAATAGTTCAGCTTTCACCCTACAgttcaaacacaagaaaaggaaaaccggTATAACTTATCTGGTTCTTCCAAGCACCACACTCCATAGCCTTGGATATTGAGGTGCCACTTTCTATTCAATCCACCCTTGATAACATTTCCAGGGAAATGTTATCCAGGACGGTTTAATGGCAGTTGTCAAACACGAGCTATCATAAGTATGGTTTCTGCAAGTGATACTTAGTTTATGGTCTTATCAGGCCTAACAAGCACGAAGGTTCCTCCAATTCACATTAGTTTTAAAAGGTTGAAGATCTTTGTCATTCATGCTTGTGACTTGTGAGGAACAGCCTATGAGTATTAATTTAGCAATGCTCTCcatctctccttcctcttctattgGGAATGAACCGATGAAAACTGGTTAGGAGAACATTTGGTTAATTTTAATGGAATATAGGAGTCTGTCAACTGATTCAAACTTTCGTTTTGTGTGTCCATGGATCAGCTAAATACATAGAATCGATCTGAACCAAATCCAGTACCGTAGGAAATCTGCAAATCTCCCATCGTGGATCCGATCCATTTGCAGGTCctgatatatttgaaaaatgaagttcTTTCGGTTCCAAAATTTTCGGACATCTATATTGACTTGTCAAAGAATCCAAGCGAGTGTCAGCTGAAGTTCAAATCTACATGGATACGTCATAAATTTATTCAACTTCAAACTAATTGGACCTGACCCACACCAGGTGGGTCAGTGGCTTAACCGGCTCAAACTCAAAAAAACTAGGCCCTGAGCAGGGGCATGGGGCCATAGCCAAACCAACGTGGGAACTAGGCTCGGTGTCCGGACCGACCAAGGGCAAGTGCCTTTCTGCACGTACCGACCCAAAACTATGCTCTAGCTTGGCTACTGGGACCGAGCCAAACTTGAACCTGAGCTCCCAGAGTAGCTTGATCCAAGTTCAATAGGGGCCAACTGAGTCTCAATCGCCTGGACCATCTGATCAGTTTCTCAAACAAACGGAAGACGCAGtctctcctcctctccctttgaagtttgaacagtCACCCGGGGTCGTCTCCGAGGTATCAGCTCCCCACGGTCGACCTTCAGAGAAAATATTCCATGGTATGATTCGAAAGGCCTCTTCTCTATGTCTTTTATCTTATTAAGGTGTTTTCTTGTTCTCTCATCGCGTTGCGCAATCGTTATCTTAGTTCTTGTTTGTTCCAAGGGTGCAAAAGTTTCGTTCTTCGGCTGGTAATTCACAATCTCTGCGTTTGAATCAATTGAGGTTTAGTTTAACACCGCATAGAAGTTTCTGCTTGAAGTGGGTGTGAATGAATCGTTGACTTTTGCTTTCTAGGGAAGAGAACAGATTACGGGAGTTCCCCTGTTTGGGGTTCTTTCTGTAGGTGGGGATTGTGGGGTAGTCTGATTTTTCATGTCCTTGGACTTACGTTGGGTGATGCAGGAGACTTGCCCCTCAGTGAAGAACGTCCTTCTCTTGGATTCGGAAGGAAAACGCGTGGCCGTCAAGTATTATTCCGATGACTGGCCCACACTAAGCTCGAAGCTGGCATTCGAGAAAGCTGCATTCTTGAAGACCCAGAAGACAAATGCACGAGCGGAAGGTGAAATTCCGAGCTATTGCTTTTTAATCTCTTTGCATGCCGGGATGTGTTTGTGTAGACTTTGACAACCGTATGGTCGGTACATTTTATCGTGTAGCAGTTTGATTTTCGCATGAAAACGCTACCATGTATTTTATGTAGGTTTtgttaaatgatatttttgtagAGGAGTTCTATCACGGGCACAGATCATTTCGGGAGGTGgtaaaaaaagaacatcatgACTGCTGAACTCTTCACAGATTAGAAAAGGGTCCATACGATCAGAATTGAGCAATGTGGGACTGACATCGCCTCTGAGAAATTCTCCGTTCCTGTGTTTCAGAAAGGACCTGGTTACTGCGGTTTTTATTGTTTATAGAATGCGTATTTCCTTTGATAGTTATTAAGGTCTTTTTTTTAGTCAGTGCTTTAATGGCTACAAGCCTACAAGTCTTCTCATGGTTTGAGTGACATGGTTCTTCCACAAAAATTTTTCCTCCTAAATATGGGATCGGCTTAGCTGAGTTCCCCAGAGATGACACTGACGACATCAGGTTGAGTTCTCATGCTTGATCAAGATGATGCTAATATCCAAGAGGGCTCTCATCTTGTTTGCTAGGGGCTTATAGGGAATACCTCTTTTGCTAACCTATGGCATAGttcttttatcattaaaaatTGGAAACTCTGAGCTACTCGTTTCTTGGTTGTTAGAGTGATTACACGTGCTGACCTGTTTGATTGCCTAGATATCTGTCTGTAGTTGGTAGATTATGCAGTACTCGATGATTTTATGGTGTGTAACTCTGTCCTCTTAATCATAATGCAATGGCTTAGTGCACACCATTCTCACATCAATTATCAGGTCATAAGTTATAACATAGTTATGAATTTCACAATCTGATAACATGGTTTTTATTTTGCTCCTTGTTTTTGCAGCTGAAATAACTATACTTGATAATTATGTTTTGGTCTACAAGTTTGCGGCTGATCTGCATTTCTTTGTCACTGGTGGGGATAATGAAAATGAGCTTATTTTAGCGGCAGTCCTTCAGGGCTTCTTTGATGCTGTTGGAATTCTTCTCAGGTTTACAAATATTAAGATAACTGTCTTCAAGGGTTGTGGAACACATATCTTCTGTATTTCACAGCTATGGCTTTCTCATCTTTTGTCTACTTTGTTTTGTTCCAGAAGCAATGTTGACAAGAGATCAGCTCTGGAGAATTTGAATCTCATCCTCCTATGCATTGACGAGATTGTTGATGGGGGGTAGGAAAATCTGTCTGTTGTGATGCTTAGTTGCAGCTactgttttttgcttttaatttgCATAAATTGCTTTCACGCTATTCTtcgttttcctttctcttcttgatGGAAAGGGGACTTGCTGTATGTGGCTCTAATGATTTATCTCAAAAACTTTACACAAGATATTCAGTGTCTCTGTCTTCTATATTCAATATCTCTGTGTTACCTTTGGGGCATGCAACCACCATAAGTTCACTCTGTAATTCTGTGCTATTAATAGTAGACTTAGTAGTCTAACTCTATGCAAGTTGAACCATGGTTGGGAATACTTATGTATCCTCAGATGCTTGAATCTCCAGTATATActtccaaaacaaaacatgcAGGCATCCATGGACCTGCATCCAATGTCATGTTTTACCATGAACTAGTTTGGAACTTTGTTCATCCTTTCTAAGGTGGGCACACTTTTAGGAGTTTAGGAATTTTTGCTACGTGAAATAGAACTGCAAATGCAAATGGCTTATTCTAGTTGAGTTGAGGATGCTATCTTCACATGTGATATATCTTGAAAAATAGGGAGTACATATCTTTTTGAAGGAAACATTCCCCTAGAAGTTTTAGAATcctaaattatataaaaaaatgaactccAATTACCTTGTTCTTCGTTCCAATTTTAAGGTGTGAATCCTCACATACGATTGATACATCGAAATCATGAAAAAATGCTTTATGAGTTTTCTTTGGCGAACATAGCCTGCATTCTGGGGTTATATGTTGGCCTTATGAAATTTGTGTCACATAAAATAGCTAGTGGTGGCCTGAAGAGCCCAACTGGCTGGTTTGTATGCTCAAGAGTCTGTATTTATCAATATATGGCGGTGGAAGCTCTTGTATCACATTTAGTGGTTGCCATAGTTGTTGAAACATAAGTATGCTGTCTGGAGACTCCCTTGAGATTGGACAGGATGTGCTTTTTTGGACTATATGTTCTCTAATTTGAAAGGATAAATCAAAACAAGATGGATTATCTGTAGAATAGAGATTATTAAGACCCAATTTAGTGTTTTAGGCTACGTCGGTGCTTAAGTTCTTCTAGGTAGTGAAATTGTTGCTGCAAGTCCCACTGGGATGTTTTTATTCCTTGACTGTTTGGCTCTTGTAGCCAATTACTGGGAGACATCTGGGATACCTCTGCAGGTTGAGTTTTGGATTGTGAAAGATCCTGGTTGATATTTATGTCTTTGATGGCATTAGGTCAACAGTCACCGATTGGGAAGTGGGCAGAATTTGATGTCAGAAGTTATAGGTCAACAATCACCAATTGGGAAATATGCACAATTTGACGTAAGCAGGATGTGTTCCCTGCAGTGCATTACAATGACTCTTCCGTAACTTGGAAGCTTCTGTTTGGTTTCAGTAGAGATTTTCTTCTCTCCCAAGAAAATCTTATGGAACTCATGCATCTCCCTCTAATTATGGTCAAGGCAAAACTATGTCTATTTTTTCCTCTGATGGGAATGTTAGTGCGGTTATCCATCCTTATGATGCTCTTATTATCATCGTGCGCTTGACTTTGGTTGTTATGGAATGCTTACTGGTTAAAATGGTATAAGGGGTTaatgttttcttgtttcaagttttGACTGTATATTAGgcaaaagggaaaggaaaatttCCATGGATTATGTGAAATGCTAATAGTATGTGTCCACTGTTACAGTCGGTTTGAATTCAAAGGTGCTATAGCAGTTTGTAACTTTGTTTTCCGTTTCCTTTTGACATGTAATAAATTCTTAATTATCTATATAGTTTGTGTGAACATCGTATGGATCCAAAAGATTCCCCCTGGTTCCCACCTTCCATACTGCTTGATATTTTTGCTTGCCCTACCATCCTCATGCCTTTGGGATTTGAGAATGATGCTTGTGGGGAGTCTGGGTCTCATGGTGAAGCTCTACAATCTGTTCAGCGGCTAAAAGAATTGtctgctttttcttttatctcttcTGTTTCCCTCTATATTTGAACTTGAAGCTGCTTAAATTTGTGCACTATTAAATTATCTTCTTCTTGTATATTGTTAGTTTTACTGTTTAGAGAATCAGATTGCGTGAACCTATCTGCACAAATCATTAGGCTGGCTGAGAGCTGAAATGGAGATTGGAGTGTTGGAAGATTGAGATGGGAGTGAATTGTCAGGATTGTCCTTGTAAGGGGGTACTTGCAAATGGCCAATTTCCACCCTcatctcttctccttcttacGTTCTTAACTTTCAAATCCCTACTCACAAACATGTACTAAGAAACCATTGCATAAGCAAACGTGAGGCCCTGTGTTCCCTAAACAGCTGCCATATTAGGCATTCTTCAATAATCAACTTGTTGCATAAACAAATTAAGGTACATATTCATTCATCAGGAATATCCAGGCATGTACATCTCTAGCATAGGGCACATTGttaacatttttcctttttaacttATAAATATCCTTGATGAGCCTCAGCatttccttctgtttttgttttcaggatTATTCTTGAAACTGATGCAAATGTAATCGCCAGCAAAGTAGCTACAGATGGCCTTGATGGATCAGCACCCTTCTCCGAACAGGTGCCATCTTCTTGCTTTTCCACACTGATTATTCTGCTCTGTATGTCTACaaaattcatttgtttcatgCAATTAACATCTTGCATCTCTTGCTTTTGTTGCAGACGTTATCCCAAGCCTTTGCCACGGCAAGAGAACACTTGGCTAGGTCACTACTCAAGTAAAAAGCCGGTCTTCCGTCGTCTGGATCTCTTCCAATGTGGGATGGATTCTAGGACAAGAAGACATTTTAAAGATACTTCACATGGAGTTTGAGGCTGGAGTTGTCTTTAGTTCTAGGATTTGCATAATCATCGTGGGATTCTGTTCAAACGTagtcacgtctctctctctctctcactctctctctctctctctctctttcacacacacacacacacacacacacacacacattgtcCATTTTCCCATATGACCGCACAGGATTTATGTTTTTAGTGGACATTATTTGTTCTAACAAAATAGTGGAAAGTTTTCTTCAGTATGACTGGAGTTTGATACATATGATGAACTTGGCACTCTGCCTAGAACGAAGCGACAGAAGATCGCGGATTTAATGGGATGCTAGCGGCGAATTTGCTATTGTTGATTCCAATCTCCATACTTTTCCTTCTCTGAAGAGGGGACGTACGGCCAACATCAAGATTCGTTCAAACGTCTAAAACGCTTAACCAAGAGATTCTCTATTCTCCCAAGGTCGTGGGTTTGAATTCGGCTTCCCAAAATAATAATGGAACTCTTGTTTTTTCTGTATAATCAAACCTGGACTCGGTTGATGTTCTTTTATGCTCTGATTTTCCGATCTAGAGTGCTGGGAGAGAAGGCTCCCATAACCCTTTcgttaacaaaaaatattaaagaaaaaggcaaaaaacagGAGTTCCTGTTACCATGTCCAGGTATCATGTTTGGTCTTGTGATGGGCCACGGGTGATGAGAATGAGTTGTCCATTGGCCCTTCCATTTAGAGAGTAGATATTTTGGATAAATACACTGACAAATCTTGGTGTATTCATCCAAGGTGTGGAAGATGCACTGTTGacgtctgatttttttcttctttaacatAAAAGAACTAAAACGATTCTCATGTTTCATCTTTCTATTAgatgcatcattttctttttcgaaAATTCTCAGGTAAAATCATTCTTTCAGTttcaagggaaaagaaaaactggtA encodes the following:
- the LOC116262501 gene encoding coatomer subunit zeta-2-like isoform X2 is translated as METCPSVKNVLLLDSEGKRVAVKYYSDDWPTLSSKLAFEKAAFLKTQKTNARAEAEITILDNYVLVYKFAADLHFFVTGGDNENELILAAVLQGFFDAVGILLRSNVDKRSALENLNLILLCIDEIVDGGIILETDANVIASKVATDGLDGSAPFSEQTLSQAFATAREHLARSLLK
- the LOC116262501 gene encoding coatomer subunit zeta-2-like isoform X1, encoding MQETCPSVKNVLLLDSEGKRVAVKYYSDDWPTLSSKLAFEKAAFLKTQKTNARAEAEITILDNYVLVYKFAADLHFFVTGGDNENELILAAVLQGFFDAVGILLRSNVDKRSALENLNLILLCIDEIVDGGIILETDANVIASKVATDGLDGSAPFSEQTLSQAFATAREHLARSLLK